In a genomic window of Amycolatopsis japonica:
- a CDS encoding peptide ABC transporter substrate-binding protein: MRASRGFWGATAVVATAALLLTACGGGGSGENKGSGATDANASVSVYGTEPENSLIPANTNELGGSKALKPVFSALVGYKSDTAEPYNLMAESINTTDSKVFDIKIKKGWKFHDGTEVKAKNFVDAWNYSANGKNGMQNASFFEQIQGYDEISAKEPAVKEMSGLKVVNDYEFQVTLKGPFSVFATKIGYLAFAPLPDKFFADPEAFAKAPIGNGPLKFVSRTPNQNMKLTRYDEYQGEDKVKFKDLEVRIYTSQETAYQDLLSNRLDFMEALPPAAKAGGKYKTDLGERLVEGKLLGISALALPYYVPGYNNLDLRKAISLAIDREQIVKTVMNDTYAPADGYVSRGIEGYRPGVCGEFCKFDPVKAKEFFAKSGFTGKLTIASNADGGRKEPLVAACNSIKNALGVECDFVPATDFGQWRSIVNNRQLTGMGRSDWSADYPSIENYLNPRYKSTGSSNDSTYNNPAVDALLTQADQTADKAAAIKLYQQAEDLIAKDLPQIPVWEEKGVGGKSNRLKVAKLDFGRLADYSSIEVAAK; the protein is encoded by the coding sequence GGGTTCTGGGGAGCGACGGCGGTGGTGGCCACGGCGGCCCTGCTGCTGACGGCCTGTGGGGGTGGTGGGTCCGGTGAGAACAAGGGATCCGGCGCCACCGACGCCAACGCGTCGGTTTCGGTCTACGGCACCGAGCCGGAGAACTCGCTGATTCCCGCCAACACCAACGAGCTCGGCGGGTCCAAGGCCCTCAAGCCGGTCTTCTCGGCGCTGGTCGGCTACAAATCCGACACCGCCGAGCCGTACAACCTGATGGCCGAATCGATCAACACGACCGATTCCAAGGTCTTCGACATCAAGATCAAAAAGGGCTGGAAGTTCCACGACGGGACCGAGGTCAAGGCCAAGAACTTCGTCGACGCCTGGAACTACAGCGCGAACGGCAAGAACGGCATGCAGAACGCGTCGTTCTTCGAGCAGATCCAGGGCTACGACGAGATCAGCGCCAAGGAACCGGCCGTCAAGGAGATGTCCGGGCTCAAGGTCGTGAACGACTACGAGTTCCAGGTCACCCTCAAGGGCCCGTTCTCGGTGTTCGCCACCAAGATCGGTTACCTCGCCTTCGCGCCGCTGCCGGACAAGTTCTTCGCCGACCCGGAGGCGTTCGCCAAGGCCCCGATCGGCAACGGCCCGCTGAAGTTCGTTTCGCGCACGCCCAACCAGAACATGAAGCTCACGCGGTACGACGAGTACCAGGGCGAGGACAAGGTCAAGTTCAAGGACCTGGAAGTCCGCATCTACACCAGCCAGGAGACCGCGTACCAGGATCTGCTGAGCAACCGCCTCGACTTCATGGAGGCGCTCCCGCCCGCGGCGAAGGCCGGCGGCAAGTACAAGACCGACCTCGGTGAGCGTCTGGTCGAAGGGAAGCTGCTCGGCATCAGCGCGCTCGCCCTTCCGTACTACGTCCCGGGTTACAACAACCTCGACCTGCGCAAGGCGATCTCGCTGGCCATCGACCGCGAGCAGATCGTCAAGACCGTCATGAACGACACCTACGCGCCCGCCGACGGCTACGTGTCGCGCGGTATCGAGGGCTACCGGCCCGGTGTCTGCGGCGAGTTCTGCAAGTTCGATCCGGTGAAGGCCAAGGAGTTCTTCGCGAAGTCCGGGTTCACCGGCAAGCTGACCATCGCCTCGAACGCCGACGGTGGCCGCAAGGAGCCGCTGGTCGCGGCGTGCAACAGCATCAAGAACGCGCTCGGCGTCGAATGCGACTTCGTGCCGGCGACCGACTTCGGGCAGTGGCGCAGCATCGTCAACAACCGCCAGCTGACCGGCATGGGCCGCTCTGACTGGTCCGCCGACTACCCGTCGATCGAGAACTACCTGAACCCGCGCTACAAGAGCACCGGTTCGTCGAACGACTCCACGTACAACAACCCGGCCGTCGACGCGCTGCTGACCCAGGCGGACCAGACCGCCGACAAGGCGGCCGCGATCAAGCTGTACCAGCAGGCCGAGGACCTGATCGCGAAGGATCTGCCGCAGATCCCCGTGTGGGAAGAGAAGGGTGTCGGCGGCAAGTCGAACCGGCTCAAGGTCGCGAAGCTCGACTTCGGTCGTCTCGCGGACTACTCGTCCATCGAGGTCGCGGCGAAGTAA